In a genomic window of Thermoanaerobaculales bacterium:
- a CDS encoding glycosyltransferase family 1 protein, whose product MSRSLRSTLRFFGHVARDLAGTFRTRWQRFHRRLAEGGGELVVGVDVFPFTERLTGVGWYEWNLLEALDRRDDSLVFNLYAHTFLAPGDPPAPATPGRRNLRLRAHHLPPDLLLPVGPTLAALRFLVEPVLRVLDSNDVLWAPNFFMPARQLPFGRAIVATVHDLAFAAMPETVAPDTLRLLHAHLPATLFRADRLIAVSEATAGELASRLSANRRRIHTIHEGLDPAFAREHQAAGAGPELPARYLLFVSTLEPRKNVEGVLGAFELAAQAGYAGHLVLVGRWGWRTEAIRRALDSSPVRDRILHLDYVERGELPGLYRGADALLFPSWIEGFGLPLLEAMACGTPVVTSGCSAMAEVAGPAAVYVDPASPRDIAAGIASLLGDPELRERLVRLGRERAAKFSWNRAAAATSAALLQAGGRDSGADDEYRV is encoded by the coding sequence ATGTCGCGCTCGCTGCGCTCGACACTGCGCTTCTTCGGACATGTGGCTCGCGACCTCGCCGGGACCTTCCGGACGCGCTGGCAGCGCTTCCACCGCCGGCTCGCCGAGGGCGGTGGCGAGCTCGTGGTCGGGGTCGACGTCTTCCCCTTCACCGAGCGCCTGACCGGGGTCGGCTGGTACGAGTGGAATCTGCTCGAGGCCCTCGACCGCCGCGACGACAGTCTCGTCTTCAACCTCTACGCCCACACCTTCCTGGCGCCCGGCGACCCGCCGGCGCCGGCGACGCCGGGACGCCGCAACCTGCGCCTGCGCGCCCACCACCTGCCTCCCGACCTGCTGCTGCCGGTCGGGCCGACGCTCGCCGCGCTGCGCTTCCTCGTCGAGCCGGTGCTGCGGGTGCTCGACAGCAACGACGTGCTGTGGGCGCCCAACTTCTTCATGCCCGCCCGCCAGCTGCCGTTCGGCCGCGCCATAGTCGCCACGGTCCACGACCTCGCCTTCGCGGCGATGCCGGAGACGGTGGCCCCGGACACGCTGCGCCTGCTCCACGCCCACCTCCCGGCGACCCTGTTCCGCGCCGACCGGCTGATCGCGGTGTCCGAGGCCACCGCCGGCGAGCTCGCGAGCCGGCTCTCGGCAAACCGGCGCCGGATCCACACCATCCACGAGGGCCTCGACCCTGCGTTCGCCCGCGAGCATCAGGCTGCCGGCGCCGGTCCCGAGCTGCCGGCTCGCTACCTGCTGTTCGTGTCCACGCTGGAGCCGCGCAAGAACGTCGAGGGCGTGCTCGGGGCCTTCGAGCTCGCCGCCCAGGCGGGCTACGCCGGCCACCTCGTGCTGGTCGGCCGCTGGGGGTGGCGCACCGAGGCGATCCGCCGCGCCCTCGACTCCTCGCCGGTGCGCGACCGCATCCTGCACCTCGACTACGTCGAGCGCGGCGAGCTGCCCGGCCTCTACCGGGGCGCCGACGCGCTGCTCTTCCCGTCGTGGATCGAGGGCTTTGGCCTGCCGCTGCTCGAGGCCATGGCCTGCGGCACGCCGGTGGTCACCTCGGGCTGCTCGGCGATGGCCGAGGTCGCCGGACCGGCCGCGGTCTACGTCGACCCGGCGAGCCCCCGCGACATCGCAGCGGGAATCGCCTCGCTGCTCGGCGATCCCGAGCTGCGTGAGCGCCTGGTCCGGCTCGGCCGCGAGCGCGCCGCGAAGTTCTCGTGGAACCGCGCGGCCGCTGCCACCAGCGCGGCTCTTCTCCAGGCGGGAGGCCGCGACAGCGGAGCCGATGATGAATATCGCGTGTGA
- a CDS encoding enoyl-CoA hydratase/isomerase family protein yields MSEIVLERREGPVLVLTLNDPERANPLSAALADRLYRALAEAAEDATVRAVVLTGAGRHFSAGADLAALERLAEGGTEADNREDSERLERLYAELLDHPKLTVAAVHGAAIGGGCGLATACDLVIAERSARFGYTELTIGFIPALVSTFLTRRVPGHVARRLLLDPGLVDGERAVALGLADELVDDGAAIEAAIERARSIAHRSSGAALAATKRLLNLTVGMGWRDALMAASRANVQQRRHPDCRHGVRTFLATKSTPDWLAEGGEKAESVPKDEDLGSGE; encoded by the coding sequence ATGAGCGAGATCGTCCTCGAGCGGAGAGAAGGCCCGGTCCTGGTGCTCACCCTGAACGATCCGGAGCGGGCCAACCCGCTGTCGGCGGCACTCGCCGATCGCCTGTACCGCGCCCTGGCGGAAGCGGCCGAAGACGCGACGGTGCGTGCGGTCGTGTTGACCGGAGCCGGCCGGCACTTCTCGGCCGGCGCCGACCTCGCGGCTCTCGAGCGGCTCGCCGAGGGCGGCACCGAGGCCGACAACCGGGAGGACTCGGAGCGGCTGGAGCGGCTCTACGCCGAGCTGCTCGACCACCCCAAGCTGACCGTGGCGGCGGTCCACGGCGCGGCGATCGGCGGCGGTTGCGGCCTGGCGACGGCCTGCGACCTGGTGATCGCCGAACGGAGCGCGCGCTTCGGCTACACCGAGCTCACGATCGGTTTCATCCCGGCGCTGGTGTCGACCTTCCTGACCCGCCGGGTCCCAGGTCACGTGGCCCGCCGGCTGCTGCTCGACCCCGGGCTGGTGGACGGCGAGCGGGCCGTCGCGCTGGGGCTGGCGGACGAGCTGGTCGACGACGGCGCAGCGATCGAGGCCGCGATCGAGCGCGCGCGGTCGATCGCGCACCGCAGTTCGGGTGCTGCCCTCGCCGCCACCAAGAGGCTGCTCAACCTGACCGTCGGCATGGGCTGGCGGGACGCTCTCATGGCGGCGTCGCGGGCCAACGTCCAGCAGCGACGGCACCCGGACTGCCGGCACGGCGTGCGCACCTTCCTCGCCACCAAGTCGACGCCGGACTGGCTCGCGGAGGGGGGCGAGAAGGCGGAGTCGGTGCCGAAGGACGAGGATCTGGGATCTGGGGAATAG
- a CDS encoding hemolysin III family protein, with translation MAGRPARPRRGEEIASAVTHGLGAAASVAGLAVLVVAAAGRGDAWHVVSVSVFGATLVLLYAASTLYHGLPLGRAKAVFRVLDHSAIYLLIAGTYTPFALVSLRGPWGWSLFGVIWGCAVAGIVLRTTFGVRWRVALVVLYVAMGWAGVVAVRPMIAAMPAPGIALVAMGGLAYTSGIAFYGWRRLPYHHAVWHLFVLAGSALHFLAVLLYVVPRGT, from the coding sequence ATGGCCGGCCGACCAGCACGTCCGCGTCGCGGCGAGGAGATCGCCAGCGCCGTCACCCACGGCCTCGGCGCCGCCGCGTCGGTCGCCGGCTTGGCCGTGCTCGTCGTGGCCGCGGCGGGGCGAGGCGACGCGTGGCACGTTGTGAGCGTCAGCGTCTTCGGTGCGACGCTGGTCCTGCTCTACGCCGCGTCCACCCTCTACCACGGCCTCCCGCTCGGCCGGGCCAAGGCGGTCTTCCGGGTGCTCGATCACAGCGCGATCTACCTGCTCATTGCCGGCACCTACACCCCGTTCGCCCTGGTCAGCCTGCGCGGTCCGTGGGGCTGGTCCCTGTTCGGCGTGATCTGGGGCTGTGCGGTGGCCGGGATCGTGCTCAGGACGACGTTCGGTGTGCGCTGGCGGGTCGCGCTGGTCGTCCTCTACGTGGCGATGGGTTGGGCGGGGGTTGTCGCGGTCAGGCCGATGATCGCCGCGATGCCCGCCCCCGGCATTGCCCTGGTGGCGATGGGGGGCCTGGCCTACACCTCGGGAATCGCGTTCTACGGCTGGCGCCGGCTGCCGTACCACCACGCGGTGTGGCACCTGTTCGTGCTCGCGGGCAGCGCGCTCCACTTCCTCGCAGTGCTGCTCTACGTCGTCCCGCGAGGTACGTGA
- a CDS encoding glycosyltransferase: protein MRVALVHDWLTGMRGGEWVLREIADMFPEASIYTLVHRRGSVMADLERHPIHTSWLQVPSFGGRRWRYLLPLMPAAVENFDFPDVDLVISSSHCVAKGVIPPPGAFHLSYVHTPMRYVWDQRSLYLNRIPRPLLPIAQGRLSRLREWDMVSSTRVDRLIANSRLVAWRIKHYWNRSAEVIPPPVDTDFFTPGGQRGDALLTVAALVPYKRVEMAIAVAGRLGRTLDVVGTGPQLRRLRRFAGSHVRFRGWLQRGELREAYRSAAAVLVPNIEDFGMASVEALACGTPVVGIAASGTADVVRDGIEGRLAGENSVDALVEATAGALDRAWDPLELRQRTEGFSRTAFQLRFRYLLDRLELGGGRG from the coding sequence ATGCGCGTGGCCCTTGTCCACGACTGGCTGACCGGGATGCGCGGCGGCGAGTGGGTGCTGCGCGAGATCGCCGACATGTTCCCGGAGGCGAGCATCTACACCCTGGTGCACCGGCGAGGCAGCGTGATGGCCGACCTCGAGCGGCACCCCATCCACACCTCTTGGCTCCAGGTGCCGTCGTTCGGGGGACGGCGCTGGCGCTACCTGCTGCCGCTGATGCCGGCCGCGGTCGAGAACTTCGACTTTCCGGACGTCGACCTCGTCATCTCGTCGAGCCACTGCGTCGCCAAGGGCGTGATCCCGCCGCCGGGCGCCTTTCACCTGAGCTATGTGCACACCCCGATGCGCTACGTCTGGGACCAGCGATCGCTCTATCTGAACCGGATCCCGAGGCCGCTGCTGCCGATCGCGCAAGGCAGGCTGTCGCGGCTGCGCGAGTGGGACATGGTGTCGTCGACCCGGGTCGACCGCCTGATCGCCAACTCTCGCCTCGTGGCGTGGCGGATCAAGCACTACTGGAACCGCAGCGCGGAGGTGATCCCGCCGCCGGTGGACACCGATTTCTTCACTCCCGGCGGGCAGCGCGGCGACGCGCTGTTGACGGTTGCGGCCCTTGTTCCGTACAAGAGGGTTGAGATGGCGATCGCGGTCGCAGGGCGACTGGGAAGGACCCTCGACGTCGTGGGCACCGGCCCGCAGCTGCGCCGGCTTCGGCGGTTCGCCGGCAGTCACGTCCGCTTCCGCGGCTGGCTGCAGCGCGGCGAGCTGCGCGAGGCCTACCGCAGCGCCGCGGCCGTGCTGGTGCCGAACATCGAGGACTTCGGCATGGCGTCGGTCGAGGCCCTGGCGTGCGGGACCCCGGTGGTCGGCATCGCGGCGTCCGGGACGGCCGATGTTGTGCGCGACGGGATCGAGGGCCGGCTCGCCGGGGAGAACTCGGTCGACGCGCTGGTCGAGGCGACGGCGGGCGCCCTCGACCGGGCGTGGGACCCGCTCGAGCTGCGCCAGCGCACCGAAGGGTTCTCGCGCACCGCCTTCCAGCTGAGGTTCCGCTATCTGCTCGACCGGCTCGAGCTCGGTGGGGGACGGGGATGA
- a CDS encoding thioesterase family protein, whose product MDGYPFSCPIQVRWRDVDALGHVNNAVIVTFLETARAELWRERFGGGTAIPFMVARLEVDYRRQISLDDPVRVGIKVSGLRGARYSFEYRVEAGGELAAEAVTVMAHVRAGERRPSRIPDELRARLAALEEAASPLIPDP is encoded by the coding sequence ATGGACGGCTATCCCTTCTCGTGCCCGATCCAGGTCCGCTGGCGGGACGTCGACGCCCTCGGCCACGTCAACAACGCGGTGATCGTGACCTTCCTGGAGACCGCGCGGGCCGAGCTGTGGCGGGAGCGGTTCGGCGGCGGCACGGCGATCCCGTTCATGGTCGCCCGCCTCGAGGTCGACTACCGCCGGCAGATCTCGCTCGACGACCCGGTGCGGGTCGGCATCAAGGTCAGCGGCCTGCGCGGGGCCCGCTACAGCTTCGAGTACCGGGTCGAGGCGGGCGGCGAGCTGGCGGCCGAGGCGGTGACGGTGATGGCCCACGTCCGGGCCGGCGAGCGCCGGCCGTCGCGCATCCCCGACGAGCTGCGCGCCCGCCTCGCAGCCCTCGAGGAAGCTGCCAGCCCCCTGATCCCTGACCCCTGA
- a CDS encoding 4'-phosphopantetheinyl transferase superfamily protein, producing MSDQPPSRPTVELWWGSVSAARPDLPDLLRLLDADERRRADRFRVEEGRQRFVATHAMLRGLLAERTGVPPQRLAFTSGPHGKPALIDPTAAAPHFNLAHSGDLAVAAFADRELGVDVEALRPFPRAERFAARFFAPSEQRWLQAKPADKRERCVLSLWTFKEAYLKAVGSGIAMALAAIEVDPERPALVRVADVPVATGDWTLLEVRLPGPAVGAVAIRGAGWRLEIREFDWPRRLG from the coding sequence ATGTCCGACCAGCCGCCGTCCCGACCGACCGTCGAGCTGTGGTGGGGCTCGGTGTCCGCGGCGCGTCCCGACCTGCCGGATCTCCTCCGCCTGCTCGATGCCGATGAGAGACGGCGTGCCGATCGCTTCCGGGTGGAGGAGGGGCGGCAGCGTTTCGTGGCCACGCACGCCATGCTGCGCGGCCTGCTCGCCGAGCGCACCGGCGTCCCGCCGCAGCGTCTCGCGTTCACGTCCGGTCCGCACGGCAAGCCCGCGTTGATCGATCCAACGGCAGCCGCGCCGCACTTCAACCTCGCGCACTCCGGCGATCTCGCGGTGGCCGCCTTCGCGGACCGTGAGCTCGGGGTCGACGTGGAAGCGCTGCGGCCGTTCCCGCGGGCCGAGCGTTTCGCGGCCAGGTTCTTCGCTCCCTCCGAGCAGCGCTGGTTGCAGGCGAAGCCCGCCGACAAGCGTGAGCGCTGCGTGCTGTCGCTGTGGACCTTCAAGGAGGCCTACCTCAAGGCGGTCGGCAGCGGGATCGCGATGGCGCTGGCCGCGATCGAGGTCGATCCCGAGCGGCCTGCGCTGGTTCGCGTCGCGGACGTCCCGGTTGCCACCGGCGACTGGACGCTGCTCGAGGTACGGCTGCCAGGGCCGGCGGTGGGCGCAGTCGCGATCCGGGGCGCCGGCTGGCGGCTCGAGATCCGGGAGTTCGACTGGCCGCGGCGGCTGGGCTGA
- a CDS encoding glycosyltransferase family 1 protein, which translates to MNIACDARSLVGRRTGVATWLTEVAAGLARRQGRTVSLAASRAFELPEELRTAGVRQLPPPRPPIPGTLWLHTLLPRELARSGADVFIASLAVVPRRCPVPAVAMVHDITPRTHPHRHTLANRFCFNAYLEESLERAAVVVAGSAATEAALLEHLPFVRSKLAHISYGVDATFSPPAGGDDGSAARERFASGLRYLLHLGTLEPRKGIGTLVRAYEQLRGRLSDPPELVIAGAPGWGVAPIMAAIESSPARRHIHLPGYVSREQARELLRHAEAFVLASEVEGFGLPLAEAISCSTPAVASDIPALREAAGDAALFTPPGDPAALAAAIGRALEPEVTAELRRRAAARAPSLRWEPVVEAWDAVLARVVAEATARA; encoded by the coding sequence ATGAATATCGCGTGTGACGCCCGCTCCCTGGTCGGCCGCCGCACCGGGGTCGCCACCTGGCTGACCGAGGTCGCCGCGGGCCTGGCGCGGCGCCAGGGACGGACCGTCAGCCTGGCCGCGTCGCGGGCGTTCGAGCTGCCGGAGGAGCTCCGCACAGCCGGGGTCCGGCAGCTGCCCCCGCCGCGGCCGCCGATTCCCGGCACGCTCTGGCTCCACACCCTGCTGCCGCGCGAGCTCGCCCGCAGCGGCGCCGACGTGTTCATCGCCTCCCTCGCGGTGGTCCCGCGGCGTTGCCCGGTGCCGGCGGTCGCGATGGTCCACGACATCACGCCCCGCACCCACCCCCACCGCCACACCCTGGCCAACCGCTTCTGCTTCAACGCCTACCTCGAGGAGTCGTTGGAGCGCGCCGCGGTCGTGGTCGCCGGCTCGGCCGCCACCGAGGCCGCGCTGCTCGAGCACCTGCCGTTCGTGCGATCGAAGCTCGCACACATCTCGTACGGCGTCGACGCGACCTTCTCGCCGCCCGCCGGCGGCGACGACGGCTCGGCGGCCCGCGAGAGGTTCGCGAGCGGACTGCGCTACCTCCTCCATTTGGGAACGCTCGAGCCCCGCAAGGGCATCGGCACCCTGGTGCGCGCGTATGAGCAGCTGCGCGGCCGGCTCTCCGACCCGCCGGAGCTCGTCATCGCCGGCGCGCCCGGCTGGGGCGTCGCTCCGATCATGGCCGCCATCGAGAGCTCACCCGCGCGGCGCCACATCCACCTTCCCGGCTACGTCAGCCGCGAGCAGGCGCGCGAGCTGCTGCGCCACGCCGAGGCCTTCGTGCTCGCCTCCGAGGTCGAGGGCTTCGGCCTGCCGCTCGCCGAGGCGATCTCGTGCTCCACGCCGGCGGTCGCCTCCGACATCCCGGCGCTGCGCGAGGCCGCAGGCGACGCCGCGCTGTTCACGCCGCCGGGCGACCCGGCGGCGCTGGCGGCGGCGATCGGCCGGGCGCTCGAGCCCGAGGTCACCGCCGAGCTGCGGCGGCGCGCCGCGGCCCGCGCCCCGTCCCTGCGCTGGGAGCCGGTCGTCGAGGCGTGGGATGCGGTGCTCGCGCGGGTCGTCGCGGAAGCAACGGCCAGGGCATAA
- a CDS encoding undecaprenyl-phosphate glucose phosphotransferase: MIQRRRQIEALIKLAGDVVATAAAVMVAYWLRFEVQVQPVTKGLPPIEPYLRLLPAVVVLWPVVFYFQGLYHRRRMLSRADEAVRVALAVLLATVLLTAGLTFYRDFSYSRLFLAMFAAVDAVLVTGTRLAIRAALGRIRRSGGNLQQVLVAGAGDLGREVVERLREHRELGFKVVGFLDDDPGKQQRKIHGVQVLGTIQDLEAVVAQHAVDQLLIALPLSAHQRTVQLIRQAGQLLLEVKVVPDLLQYYVLRAGVEDLDGLPVINLSQIPLDGWNQIVKRTFDITVAVLALLLTGWMFPIIAWLIKREDGGPVLFTQVRTGMDGRSFRLYKFRSMRVDASANGQAQWTRARDPRITRIGAVLRRFNLDELPQLLNVVVGDMSLVGPRPEQPEYVERFRARYPEYNTRHLVRSGITGWAQVNGLRGDTSIRQRMVHDLYYIQNWSFALDLRILWRTLRLAVGDARG; the protein is encoded by the coding sequence ATGATCCAGCGGCGGCGCCAGATCGAGGCGCTGATCAAGCTCGCGGGCGACGTCGTCGCCACGGCGGCTGCCGTCATGGTGGCCTACTGGCTGCGCTTCGAGGTCCAGGTCCAGCCGGTCACCAAGGGGCTGCCGCCGATCGAGCCATACCTGCGCCTGCTGCCGGCGGTGGTCGTGCTGTGGCCCGTCGTCTTCTACTTCCAGGGCCTGTACCACAGGCGCCGCATGCTGTCGCGCGCGGACGAGGCGGTGCGGGTCGCGCTGGCGGTGCTGCTCGCGACCGTGCTGCTGACCGCGGGCCTCACCTTCTACCGCGATTTCTCCTACTCGCGGCTGTTCCTGGCCATGTTCGCCGCCGTCGACGCCGTGCTGGTGACCGGCACCAGGCTGGCGATCCGCGCCGCCCTCGGCCGCATCCGGCGCTCGGGCGGCAACCTGCAGCAGGTGCTGGTGGCGGGTGCCGGGGATCTCGGCCGCGAGGTCGTGGAGCGCCTGCGCGAGCACCGGGAGCTCGGCTTCAAGGTGGTCGGGTTCCTCGACGACGACCCCGGCAAGCAGCAGCGGAAGATCCATGGGGTCCAGGTCCTCGGCACCATCCAGGATCTCGAGGCCGTGGTCGCGCAGCATGCGGTCGACCAGCTGTTGATCGCGCTGCCCCTGAGCGCCCACCAGCGCACGGTCCAGCTCATCCGGCAGGCCGGCCAGCTGCTGCTCGAGGTGAAGGTGGTGCCGGACCTGCTGCAGTACTACGTGCTGCGCGCCGGCGTCGAGGACCTCGACGGGCTGCCGGTCATCAACCTCAGCCAGATCCCGCTCGACGGCTGGAACCAGATCGTCAAGCGGACCTTCGACATCACCGTGGCCGTGCTCGCGCTGCTGCTCACCGGCTGGATGTTCCCGATCATCGCCTGGCTCATCAAGCGCGAGGACGGCGGGCCGGTGCTCTTCACCCAGGTCCGCACCGGCATGGACGGGCGCTCGTTCCGGCTCTACAAGTTCCGCTCGATGCGAGTCGACGCGTCGGCCAACGGGCAGGCGCAGTGGACGCGGGCGCGCGACCCCCGGATCACCCGGATCGGCGCGGTGCTGCGCCGCTTCAACCTCGACGAGCTGCCGCAGCTCCTCAACGTCGTGGTCGGCGACATGTCGCTGGTCGGCCCGCGGCCCGAGCAGCCGGAGTACGTCGAGCGGTTCCGCGCCCGCTACCCGGAGTACAACACGCGGCACCTGGTGCGGTCGGGCATCACCGGCTGGGCGCAGGTCAACGGCCTGCGCGGCGACACCTCGATCCGGCAGCGGATGGTGCACGACCTCTACTACATCCAGAACTGGAGCTTCGCGCTCGACCTGCGGATCCTGTGGCGGACGCTGCGGCTCGCGGTGGGCGATGCCAGGGGGTAG